A genomic stretch from Pseudomonadota bacterium includes:
- the asd gene encoding archaetidylserine decarboxylase (Phosphatidylserine decarboxylase is synthesized as a single chain precursor. Generation of the pyruvoyl active site from a Ser is coupled to cleavage of a Gly-Ser bond between the larger (beta) and smaller (alpha chains). It is an integral membrane protein.), translating to MLLDPARLAVNSLRLLPRKRISRAVGRLARVRAPSVLLRYAMDVYQRAYNLDLSEADIPAQGFASFDAFFTRGLKEGSRPIDPDRSAFLSPADGRLEDQGRVAAGAILNVKGRSYTAAELLVDPNDAQDFAGGYFAVVYLSPRDYHRVHAPVDGVVEYVRHVPGTLFPVNRMGMTNIGKLFARNERVVVYQRAPAGRVATVLVGAIGVGRISLSFDRDIVTNDGVSAGTRTYTDAPPRLARGQELGVFHLGSTVVMLSSEPLMMLRRAGERVRVGEAIARRVHA from the coding sequence ATGCTGCTTGATCCGGCTCGACTTGCTGTCAACTCCCTTCGACTCCTGCCCCGCAAGCGCATTAGCCGTGCGGTTGGCCGGCTCGCGCGGGTTCGGGCCCCGTCGGTGCTGCTTCGCTACGCCATGGACGTTTATCAGCGTGCCTACAACCTCGATTTGTCGGAGGCGGACATCCCCGCGCAGGGCTTTGCCTCGTTCGACGCGTTCTTCACCCGTGGTCTCAAGGAGGGGAGTCGTCCGATCGACCCCGACCGCAGCGCGTTCCTGTCACCTGCCGATGGCCGATTGGAGGATCAGGGCCGGGTGGCGGCCGGCGCGATCCTGAATGTGAAGGGTCGCAGCTATACGGCCGCCGAGCTGTTGGTCGATCCCAACGACGCTCAGGATTTCGCAGGCGGCTACTTCGCAGTGGTGTACCTGTCCCCGCGGGACTACCACAGAGTCCACGCACCGGTTGATGGGGTGGTAGAGTACGTGCGCCACGTACCGGGCACCCTGTTTCCCGTCAATCGCATGGGTATGACTAACATCGGCAAGCTGTTTGCCCGCAACGAGCGCGTGGTGGTCTACCAGCGGGCACCTGCGGGCCGAGTGGCCACCGTCCTGGTGGGTGCTATTGGAGTCGGGCGCATAAGCTTGAGCTTCGACCGCGATATCGTGACGAACGACGGGGTATCCGCCGGCACCCGGACGTATACCGACGCGCCGCCGCGCTTGGCACGCGGGCAAGAGCTGGGTGTGTTTCACCTGGGCTCCACGGTGGTCATGCTGTCTTCCGAACCGCTGATGATGCTGCGGCGAGCAGGTGAGCGCGTTCGGGTGGGTGAGGCCATCGCCCGCAGGGTGCATGCGTGA